The following proteins come from a genomic window of Pseudomonas cichorii:
- a CDS encoding alkaline phosphatase family protein has product MGTKHNATLFITNDTGGNADIILFHTDSNDQRQSGQWAAQPGQTVGPLEVTFETGLDVIDVLDYWSVMVNVRDGESPGYYANTGTAANNYKKECQLQSKDAGQTITLSVSTAKFNIALKSGGCSDGMKKLAPAAATPITHVFVVMLENHSFDNIFAMSGIPGITAATTNDSNTYKEDVYNVQASAPVSMPSDPGHEFNDVLEQLTGGSDCVKGQPYPTINNSGFASSYATSTTEYPKKAPSPEDVIDVMSCFDTRTQLPVIYNLATEFAICDHWHSSIPGPTWPNRFFVHGASSAGFDDSPKQDQMLTWETTDGFVYPNGSIFQRLKDANIQYRIYNDAQVQPKTYLSLYSDQPERGTPLGAVPQVAALKGLSVFDIESLQHFADDLQQPYPFSYTFIEPHYGSASTDYAGGSSQHPMDDVYGGEHLLQAVYAAIRNSPYWNTSLLIVTYDEHGGLYDSVAPGTITAPGDKFPAANNTHGFDFTTAGVRVPAIVASPLIPKGTVDSTLYDHASVPALLEKLWGLPPLTQRDANANTPLHLLSLATPRDTPSALANPKAPVKETRATPGATENAATLANPVPVSGNLAGTLAILRKMDAELSAGKPAGLLPEQNLAAVGLLAATGQVATVKTLGNAEQYAEQVLDKVHHAKVLRGLAEADRS; this is encoded by the coding sequence ATGGGCACAAAACACAACGCGACCCTTTTCATCACCAATGACACGGGCGGAAATGCCGACATTATTCTGTTCCATACAGACTCAAACGACCAAAGACAGTCTGGGCAATGGGCTGCACAGCCGGGACAAACTGTCGGCCCACTGGAGGTTACTTTTGAAACAGGTCTGGATGTCATTGATGTTCTGGATTACTGGTCCGTCATGGTCAACGTCAGGGATGGTGAATCGCCAGGCTACTACGCCAATACAGGCACAGCGGCAAACAATTACAAGAAGGAATGCCAACTGCAAAGCAAGGATGCAGGGCAAACCATTACCCTGTCTGTGAGCACCGCGAAGTTCAATATTGCATTGAAGTCAGGTGGGTGCAGTGATGGTATGAAAAAGCTGGCCCCCGCTGCCGCTACCCCCATCACCCACGTATTTGTCGTCATGCTGGAAAACCATTCGTTCGACAATATATTCGCCATGTCCGGGATTCCGGGCATAACGGCAGCCACGACCAATGACTCGAACACCTACAAGGAAGACGTCTATAACGTTCAGGCCAGCGCGCCCGTCAGCATGCCAAGCGATCCGGGGCACGAGTTCAATGATGTGTTAGAACAACTGACCGGGGGCTCCGACTGTGTCAAAGGTCAACCTTATCCCACCATCAACAATTCCGGGTTCGCTTCAAGCTACGCAACATCAACAACGGAATACCCGAAAAAAGCGCCATCGCCCGAAGACGTCATCGATGTCATGTCGTGCTTCGACACACGGACTCAACTGCCTGTCATCTATAACCTGGCGACCGAATTCGCTATATGCGATCACTGGCACTCTTCCATTCCGGGACCGACGTGGCCGAACCGCTTCTTCGTTCATGGCGCTTCTTCGGCCGGCTTCGACGACAGCCCGAAACAGGATCAGATGCTCACCTGGGAAACAACCGATGGATTTGTATACCCCAACGGGTCCATTTTCCAACGACTCAAAGATGCCAACATCCAATACAGGATCTACAACGACGCTCAGGTTCAGCCAAAAACCTATCTAAGCCTGTACAGCGATCAGCCTGAACGAGGAACACCACTGGGTGCGGTCCCACAGGTGGCCGCCCTTAAAGGCCTGTCAGTGTTTGATATTGAATCCCTTCAGCACTTTGCGGACGACCTGCAACAACCCTACCCGTTTTCCTACACGTTCATAGAGCCTCATTACGGGAGTGCCAGTACTGATTATGCAGGCGGCTCATCACAGCACCCGATGGATGACGTCTATGGTGGAGAGCACTTGCTGCAGGCCGTCTATGCCGCTATCCGCAACTCGCCTTACTGGAACACCAGTCTGTTGATCGTCACTTACGACGAACATGGCGGTCTCTATGACTCGGTCGCGCCGGGAACAATAACTGCGCCGGGTGATAAATTTCCCGCAGCCAACAACACCCATGGTTTCGACTTCACGACAGCAGGCGTTCGAGTGCCAGCCATAGTGGCATCTCCGCTGATTCCCAAAGGCACGGTGGACTCAACGCTTTACGACCATGCCTCGGTTCCTGCGCTGCTGGAGAAACTCTGGGGCCTGCCCCCCTTGACGCAGCGAGACGCCAATGCCAATACCCCTTTGCACCTGCTCTCGCTGGCCACGCCACGCGATACACCAAGCGCACTGGCCAACCCGAAGGCTCCCGTGAAAGAAACCAGGGCGACACCGGGCGCAACCGAGAACGCTGCAACTCTGGCCAACCCTGTTCCCGTTTCCGGAAATCTGGCGGGCACCCTGGCCATTCTTCGCAAAATGGATGCAGAGTTGTCAGCAGGCAAACCTGCCGGGCTGCTTCCCGAGCAAAACCTGGCTGCCGTCGGACTGCTTGCTGCCACAGGCCAGGTCGCCACCGTCAAGACACTGGGTAACGCAGAGCAATATGCCGAACAGGTTCTGGATAAAGTACATCACGCAAAAGTACTGAGAGGGCTCGCAGAAGCTGACAGAAGCTGA
- a CDS encoding ion transporter: MNTTLSRRERLHSIIFQTDTPAGRRFDKILLVVILLSLLVTMVDSIQDIHRDYAALLTYIEWGFTLVFAIEYILRLYCSPRPLKYAFSFYGLVDLLAIVPGVLAIYYSDAQYLLIVRIIRMLRIFRVLKLSPYLKQAHYLVEALRGSKQKIIVFLVSVSTLVTVFGTLMYVIEGPQHGFTSIPKGIYWAIVTLTTVGFGDIVPKTPLGQMVSSVVMIIGYSIIAVPTGIFTAELANAMRGEQLKHDCPVCVKKHHEHGAAFCSRCGNALFPKAQEQA; the protein is encoded by the coding sequence ATGAACACCACCCTCAGCCGCCGCGAGCGGCTGCACAGCATCATTTTCCAGACCGACACACCCGCCGGGCGGCGTTTTGACAAGATTCTGCTGGTTGTCATTCTGCTCAGCCTGCTGGTGACCATGGTCGACAGCATTCAGGACATCCACCGCGACTACGCTGCCCTGCTCACCTATATCGAGTGGGGCTTTACGCTGGTTTTCGCCATCGAGTACATCCTGCGCCTCTACTGTTCGCCAAGGCCGCTGAAATACGCTTTCAGCTTCTATGGCCTGGTGGACCTGCTGGCCATCGTGCCGGGTGTATTGGCGATCTACTACAGCGATGCCCAATACCTGCTGATCGTGCGGATCATCCGCATGCTGCGTATCTTCCGGGTACTCAAGCTGAGTCCTTATCTGAAACAGGCCCACTATCTGGTGGAAGCCCTGCGTGGCAGCAAGCAGAAGATCATCGTGTTTCTGGTCAGCGTCTCGACTCTGGTCACCGTGTTCGGCACCCTGATGTACGTGATCGAAGGCCCGCAACATGGGTTCACCAGCATCCCCAAAGGCATTTACTGGGCTATCGTGACCCTGACCACCGTGGGCTTCGGCGATATCGTGCCCAAGACACCGCTGGGGCAAATGGTCTCGTCGGTAGTGATGATCATCGGTTACTCGATCATTGCCGTACCCACCGGTATATTCACCGCCGAACTGGCCAATGCCATGCGCGGTGAACAGTTGAAACACGACTGCCCGGTCTGCGTGAAAAAGCACCATGAGCATGGCGCCGCGTTCTGTTCGCGGTGCGGCAATGCGCTGTTTCCCAAGGCGCAAGAGCAGGCATAA
- a CDS encoding sulfate ABC transporter substrate-binding protein, with protein sequence MKKIFAASLLAAGLAFASAAQAAPTLLNVSYDVMRDFYKDYNSAFQKHWKAEHKEDVTVQMSFGGSSKQARSVIDGLPADVITMNMATDINALADNGELVPKNWVTRLPNNSAPFTSATVFIVRKGNPKALKDWPDLIKDGVEVIVPNPKTSGNGRYTYLSAWGYTLKNGGDEAAARKFVGQLFKHVPVLDTGGRGATTTFMTNQIGDVLVTFENEAEMIAREFGRDQFEVVYPSVSAEAEPPVSVVDKVVDKKESRALAEGYLKYLWSPEAQEIAANNYLRPRDATVLAKYKDRFPKVDFLSVEKTFGDWRTVQKTHFVDGGVFDQIYSGK encoded by the coding sequence GTGAAAAAAATCTTCGCCGCCTCGCTACTGGCCGCAGGCCTGGCTTTTGCCAGTGCCGCACAGGCCGCCCCGACTCTGCTCAACGTCTCCTACGACGTGATGCGTGACTTCTACAAGGACTACAACAGCGCCTTCCAGAAGCACTGGAAAGCCGAGCACAAGGAAGACGTCACGGTGCAGATGTCCTTCGGTGGGTCGAGCAAGCAGGCGCGTTCCGTGATCGATGGCCTGCCGGCTGACGTCATCACCATGAACATGGCCACCGACATCAATGCCCTGGCCGACAATGGCGAACTGGTGCCGAAGAACTGGGTAACACGCCTGCCGAACAACAGCGCGCCCTTCACTTCTGCCACTGTGTTCATCGTGCGCAAAGGCAACCCGAAAGCGCTGAAAGACTGGCCGGACCTGATCAAGGATGGCGTCGAAGTCATCGTGCCGAACCCGAAAACCTCGGGCAACGGCCGCTACACCTACCTGTCGGCCTGGGGTTACACCCTGAAGAACGGCGGCGATGAAGCGGCTGCCCGCAAGTTCGTCGGCCAACTGTTCAAACACGTGCCGGTGCTGGATACCGGCGGTCGTGGCGCAACCACCACCTTCATGACCAACCAGATCGGCGACGTACTGGTGACCTTCGAGAACGAAGCGGAAATGATCGCCCGCGAGTTCGGCCGCGACCAGTTTGAAGTCGTTTACCCGAGCGTTTCCGCCGAAGCCGAGCCGCCTGTAAGCGTGGTCGACAAGGTCGTGGACAAGAAAGAGTCCCGCGCACTGGCCGAAGGCTACCTGAAATACCTGTGGTCCCCTGAAGCCCAGGAAATCGCCGCCAACAACTACCTGCGCCCACGCGACGCAACCGTGTTGGCCAAGTACAAGGATCGCTTCCCGAAAGTCGACTTCCTGTCCGTAGAGAAAACCTTCGGTGACTGGCGCACCGTGCAGAAGACCCACTTTGTTGACGGTGGCGTGTTCGATCAGATTTATTCGGGCAAGTAA
- a CDS encoding DUF6124 family protein, with translation MKKVTPDPPGNTLEESLLHVSDLLRCAAATAYESGDSLNGPKRDLAFSVVHLIGMARTELDRSLERVEPR, from the coding sequence ATGAAAAAAGTAACCCCCGATCCACCAGGCAATACACTCGAAGAATCCCTACTACATGTCTCCGATCTGCTGCGTTGCGCAGCCGCTACCGCCTACGAATCCGGCGACAGCCTCAACGGCCCGAAACGCGACCTGGCCTTTTCCGTCGTACATTTGATCGGCATGGCCCGAACCGAACTCGACCGCTCGCTGGAACGGGTTGAGCCACGCTGA
- a CDS encoding calcium-binding protein, with product MASSQIDYSTFEPDWWDGVGVSAEAVKGGIEQAIYEAYGGSISDANRKALADAAYQHYLAQSAMKASAAAAREALQHADLPDSQLYKNAAATAKAYESIAKNAIGEANQIMSNANASAALTTNLSRLASALGPAINIAQLGVAMNTGDAYEVGKTAVTVLAGMAIGSLAASAMAAAGAPILAATAASIVLGFAASKFWGWLWDSGGADYYGVTRGDEFGLGSIGAGLASLLSTLFSQAEGTVSPVILDLDGDGVETISVKAGIHFDHDGNGTAETTGWVGRDDGLLVWDRNDNGQIDNGNELFGNNSILSNGQRAANGFAALAELDNNHDGKIDANDNAFSKLQIWRDLNSDAKVNTGELLSLSAANITSLNTAYSNGSAVDPQGNKALQVGQYTDANGVILGMNDIWFNADLLNTVDAMPVAVSEEIASLPNFAGLGNVKSLHQTMAKDSSGTLVNLVKALKQDVYSAENSDLIDQLIFKWTGADAYAVNSRGEYFADGRKLYALEAFLAKSFIQSSGTNEGLPNPGPNSAEVLMQAYEKLRNHIMESFVFEIRLKPYFQAMNITLTTSGFSFDFAAATTAFNFAFEQAQGASRELVVIDLLHFSDIPDIKDRFSSSDLLTDLANRLSSAERMDLFSRVPNLIVGSSGDDQLIALNDKSYVLISGTGNDELLGGNLHDRLKGGSGNDKLSGGAGNDVLDGGTGNDFLSGDTGSDTYVFKLGDGRDTINEDSVYGSETDILKFGEGIIASDITATRLGTSLVLSHRNGQDQITFSNWFYATGGRYQVEQFEFADGTVWTSAMVAAPLLRLIGGDGNDVLTGISAAFNQSLSGGAGSDTLNGGAGSDVLEGGTGNDILSGGMGGDTYLFKLGDGRDTINEDNVYSPETDILKFGEGIIASDITATRVGTSLVLSHRNGQDQITFSNWFYATGGRYQVERFEFSNGTILTSAEVSKQLLELVGGDGDDVLTGVSSTLSQVIRGGAGHDVITAGAGADLLEGGTGNDILSGGMGGDTYLFKLGDGRDTINEDNVYSPETDILKFGEGIIASDITATRVGTSLVLSHRNGQDQITFSNWFYATGGRYQVDRFEFADGTVWTSAMVAAPLLRLIGGDGDDVLTGISAAFNQSLSGVAGSDTLNGGAGSDVLEGGTGNDILSGGMGGDTYLFKLGDGRDTINEDNVYGSETDILRFGDGILASDITVARVGVNLVLSHRNGQDQVTLNNWFYTTGSRYRIERFEFADGSLLTSDHMTAMASTVGTDTITGSGISDRLQGGKGNDLLQGGDGADTYVFTAGDGQDTINNFSATPDDTDVLSIEGISTTNLWLSREGSNLLIDVTGSDDRVTIKDWYLGASQKVDLIQAEGASLYANAVDNLVNAMAAFGAPASGEINLTQSQREQLNAVIAANWH from the coding sequence ATGGCTAGTTCGCAAATAGATTACTCCACGTTTGAGCCTGACTGGTGGGACGGCGTTGGCGTTTCTGCTGAAGCAGTTAAAGGTGGAATTGAACAAGCGATCTATGAAGCCTATGGCGGGAGTATCTCTGACGCAAATAGAAAAGCGCTGGCAGACGCCGCTTACCAGCACTATCTGGCACAAAGCGCCATGAAGGCTTCGGCCGCGGCTGCCAGAGAGGCGTTGCAGCACGCCGATCTGCCTGATTCTCAGTTGTATAAAAACGCGGCGGCAACGGCCAAGGCCTATGAGTCGATTGCAAAAAATGCAATCGGTGAAGCGAATCAGATCATGAGCAATGCCAATGCCAGTGCCGCATTGACAACCAACCTGAGTCGATTGGCCTCAGCGCTGGGCCCGGCCATCAATATTGCCCAGTTGGGTGTGGCGATGAACACGGGGGACGCTTATGAGGTAGGCAAGACGGCAGTCACCGTATTGGCCGGCATGGCCATCGGGTCACTCGCGGCCAGCGCAATGGCCGCCGCAGGCGCCCCGATACTGGCCGCGACGGCAGCATCAATCGTGCTAGGGTTCGCCGCCAGCAAGTTCTGGGGCTGGCTGTGGGACAGCGGCGGTGCTGATTATTACGGCGTGACGCGGGGTGATGAATTCGGCCTCGGCAGTATTGGCGCGGGCTTGGCATCTCTGCTCTCGACTCTATTCAGCCAAGCCGAAGGCACGGTATCACCCGTGATACTGGATCTGGATGGTGACGGTGTCGAAACCATCAGTGTGAAAGCAGGCATTCATTTTGATCACGATGGCAACGGCACTGCGGAAACTACCGGCTGGGTTGGAAGGGACGACGGCCTGCTTGTTTGGGACCGAAATGATAACGGGCAGATAGACAATGGAAATGAGCTTTTTGGCAATAATTCCATCTTGTCGAATGGGCAGCGAGCCGCAAACGGTTTTGCGGCGCTGGCTGAGTTAGACAACAACCATGATGGGAAAATCGACGCCAATGACAACGCTTTTTCCAAACTGCAGATCTGGAGAGACCTTAATAGTGATGCGAAGGTTAATACCGGGGAACTGCTCAGCCTGAGCGCGGCAAATATCACGAGCTTAAACACGGCCTATAGCAATGGTTCCGCCGTCGACCCGCAGGGAAACAAAGCTCTCCAAGTCGGGCAGTATACGGATGCGAACGGGGTCATTCTTGGCATGAATGACATCTGGTTCAACGCCGACTTGCTCAATACCGTTGACGCTATGCCCGTGGCGGTGTCCGAGGAAATTGCAAGCCTGCCGAACTTTGCAGGCCTGGGTAACGTGAAAAGCTTGCACCAGACCATGGCCAAAGACAGCTCGGGCACTCTGGTCAACTTGGTCAAGGCTTTGAAGCAGGACGTCTACTCAGCTGAAAACAGCGACTTGATCGATCAGTTGATTTTCAAGTGGACAGGGGCGGATGCTTACGCCGTAAACAGTCGGGGGGAGTATTTTGCGGATGGCCGGAAACTTTATGCGCTCGAAGCATTTCTAGCGAAATCCTTTATCCAGAGCAGTGGGACGAATGAAGGGTTGCCTAACCCTGGACCCAACTCTGCTGAAGTGCTGATGCAGGCTTATGAGAAGCTCAGAAATCACATTATGGAGTCATTCGTGTTTGAAATCCGCTTGAAACCCTATTTTCAGGCGATGAATATAACGCTGACAACATCTGGTTTTTCATTCGATTTCGCTGCAGCCACAACCGCCTTCAACTTCGCTTTTGAGCAAGCACAAGGCGCCTCCCGGGAATTGGTCGTCATCGACTTGCTTCACTTCAGTGATATTCCGGATATTAAAGATAGGTTCTCATCCTCTGATTTGCTGACTGACCTCGCCAATCGCCTGTCGAGCGCTGAGCGTATGGATCTGTTCTCCCGCGTGCCGAATCTGATAGTCGGATCATCCGGTGACGATCAACTGATAGCACTGAATGACAAGAGCTACGTGCTGATTTCCGGCACCGGCAATGATGAACTCTTGGGCGGCAACCTGCATGACCGACTGAAAGGAGGCTCCGGCAACGACAAGCTAAGCGGTGGAGCCGGGAACGACGTGTTGGATGGCGGCACGGGCAATGACTTCCTTAGCGGAGATACAGGCTCAGACACCTACGTATTCAAGCTGGGCGATGGTAGGGACACGATCAACGAAGACAGTGTCTACGGTTCGGAAACCGATATCCTGAAGTTTGGCGAGGGCATTATTGCGTCCGACATCACCGCCACTCGGCTGGGTACCAGTCTGGTACTGAGCCACCGAAATGGCCAGGATCAGATTACTTTCAGCAACTGGTTTTATGCCACCGGCGGTCGCTATCAGGTCGAGCAGTTTGAGTTTGCTGACGGCACAGTGTGGACCAGCGCAATGGTCGCCGCTCCGCTCTTGAGACTAATCGGCGGCGACGGGAACGATGTGCTAACCGGTATCAGTGCGGCGTTTAACCAGTCGCTGTCGGGGGGGGCCGGGAGTGACACCTTGAACGGTGGTGCTGGATCTGATGTCCTGGAGGGTGGCACCGGCAACGATATCCTCAGTGGCGGTATGGGTGGGGACACCTACCTCTTCAAGCTGGGGGACGGCCGCGACACCATCAACGAAGACAATGTCTACAGTCCGGAAACCGATATCCTGAAGTTTGGCGAGGGCATTATTGCGTCTGACATCACAGCCACTCGGGTGGGGACCAGTCTGGTGCTGAGCCACCGCAATGGCCAGGATCAGATCACTTTCAGCAACTGGTTTTATGCAACCGGCGGTCGCTACCAAGTCGAGCGGTTTGAATTCAGTAACGGTACTATTTTGACAAGCGCCGAGGTATCCAAGCAACTGCTGGAACTGGTGGGCGGAGACGGCGATGACGTGCTGACGGGTGTCAGCAGTACGCTGTCGCAAGTCATTCGTGGGGGAGCAGGCCATGACGTCATCACCGCCGGCGCGGGTGCCGATCTGTTGGAGGGTGGCACCGGCAACGATATTCTCAGTGGTGGTATGGGTGGGGACACCTACCTCTTCAAGCTGGGCGACGGTCGCGACACCATCAACGAAGACAATGTCTACAGTCCGGAAACCGATATCCTGAAGTTTGGCGAGGGCATTATTGCGTCTGACATCACCGCCACTCGGGTGGGGACCAGTCTGGTGCTGAGCCACCGCAATGGCCAGGATCAGATCACTTTCAGCAACTGGTTTTATGCAACCGGCGGTCGCTACCAGGTCGATCGATTCGAGTTCGCCGACGGCACCGTCTGGACCAGCGCAATGGTCGCAGCTCCGCTCTTGAGACTAATCGGCGGCGACGGGGACGATGTGCTAACCGGTATCAGTGCGGCGTTTAACCAGTCGCTGTCAGGGGTTGCCGGGAGTGACACCTTGAACGGTGGTGCTGGATCTGATGTCCTGGAGGGTGGCACCGGCAACGATATCCTCAGTGGCGGTATGGGTGGGGACACCTACCTCTTCAAGCTGGGCGACGGTCGCGACACCATCAACGAAGACAATGTCTACGGTTCGGAAACCGATATCCTCAGGTTCGGCGATGGCATTCTGGCTTCCGACATCACGGTAGCACGTGTCGGCGTCAATCTGGTGCTGAGCCATCGCAATGGCCAAGATCAAGTGACCCTCAATAACTGGTTCTATACCACCGGCAGTCGCTACCGGATCGAGCGATTCGAGTTTGCTGACGGTTCACTGTTGACCAGCGACCACATGACGGCCATGGCCAGTACCGTGGGCACTGATACCATCACGGGCTCTGGTATCAGTGATCGATTGCAAGGTGGTAAAGGTAATGATCTGCTCCAAGGCGGGGACGGTGCTGATACTTACGTTTTCACGGCGGGTGACGGACAAGACACCATCAACAACTTTTCTGCGACACCTGATGACACTGATGTCCTGAGTATCGAAGGGATTTCGACCACCAATCTTTGGCTGTCTCGTGAAGGCAGTAACTTGCTCATCGATGTGACGGGCTCCGATGATCGGGTCACTATCAAGGACTGGTACTTGGGGGCATCCCAGAAAGTCGATCTCATCCAGGCGGAGGGGGCGTCGTTGTATGCGAACGCCGTGGATAACCTAGTCAACGCGATGGCTGCTTTCGGCGCTCCGGCATCAGGAGAAATCAATCTCACGCAAAGCCAGCGTGAGCAACTGAATGCGGTGATTGCTGCGAATTGGCATTGA
- a CDS encoding cytochrome c-type biogenesis protein produces MKRWLTAAVLSLGLVGFANAAIDAYQFRDEAERARYSELTKELRCPKCQNQDLADSNAPIAADLRKEIYRMLGEGQSNQQIVEFMVNRYGEFVRYNPQLSSRTWLLWFGPAALLLVGLVVIGVIVGRRRSEQREEADVLSDEERQRLAHLLDKNRE; encoded by the coding sequence ATGAAGCGCTGGTTGACTGCCGCTGTCCTGAGCCTTGGTCTGGTCGGTTTCGCCAATGCGGCCATCGATGCCTATCAGTTTCGCGATGAAGCCGAGCGTGCCCGTTACAGCGAACTGACCAAGGAGCTGCGCTGCCCCAAATGCCAGAACCAGGACCTCGCCGACTCTAACGCGCCGATTGCCGCCGACCTGCGCAAGGAAATCTACCGCATGCTCGGTGAAGGCCAGAGCAATCAGCAGATCGTCGAGTTCATGGTCAATCGTTACGGCGAGTTCGTGCGCTACAACCCGCAACTGAGTTCACGCACCTGGCTGCTCTGGTTCGGTCCGGCCGCGTTGCTGCTTGTGGGGCTGGTCGTGATTGGCGTGATTGTGGGGCGTCGTCGCAGTGAGCAACGCGAAGAAGCCGATGTTCTTTCCGACGAGGAGCGTCAGCGCCTCGCCCACCTGTTGGATAAAAACCGAGAATGA
- a CDS encoding DsbE family thiol:disulfide interchange protein yields MKRWIMVLPLAIFLVVAVFLYRGLYLDPAELPSALIDKPFPEFSLPQVESDKVLTRADLLGKPALVNVWGTWCIACRVEHPVLNKLMQQGVVIYGINYKDVNADAIKWLKDFHNPYQLNIRDEAGSLGVNLGVYGAPETFLIDSKGIIRHKYVGVIDETVWRDKLAGLYQALVDEARP; encoded by the coding sequence ATGAAGCGTTGGATCATGGTGCTGCCACTGGCAATCTTTCTAGTTGTCGCAGTGTTTCTCTATCGCGGTCTGTACCTGGACCCCGCCGAGCTGCCTTCGGCGCTGATCGACAAGCCGTTTCCCGAGTTCTCCCTGCCGCAGGTCGAGAGTGACAAGGTATTGACCCGTGCCGACCTGTTGGGCAAACCGGCACTGGTGAACGTCTGGGGAACCTGGTGCATTGCCTGTCGTGTTGAGCATCCGGTGCTCAACAAACTGATGCAGCAAGGCGTGGTGATCTACGGCATCAACTACAAGGATGTGAACGCCGACGCGATCAAGTGGCTCAAGGATTTCCACAATCCCTATCAGCTCAATATCCGCGACGAAGCAGGCTCGCTGGGCGTGAACCTGGGCGTCTATGGCGCGCCGGAAACCTTCCTGATCGACAGCAAGGGCATCATCCGCCATAAATACGTCGGCGTGATCGACGAGACGGTCTGGCGAGACAAACTGGCCGGGCTGTATCAGGCGCTGGTCGATGAGGCCAGGCCATGA
- the ccmI gene encoding c-type cytochrome biogenesis protein CcmI: MIDFWMAAGLLLLMALSFLLIPVLRGRHVQPEEDRTALNVALYQERVAELQGQQEEGVLSDAQMQSGRAEAARELLADTEDTGPVRNSRLGKSLPLLAAVLVPVLGLGLYLHYGASDKVELAREFSQPPTSLADMTRRLERTVEAQPDSAEGFYFLARSYMAQERPGDAAKMLERAVALAGRQPELLGQWAQALYFASDKRFTPQVQALTDEALTADPREATSLGLLGIAAFESERYQVAVDYWTRLLSVLPPQDPSRSALEGGIARARENLGVQAAPAVADAARIKVRVDLAPALKASVQPGDSVFIFARAVNGPPAPLAVKRITVADLPAQVELGDSDAMMPQLKLSNFAQVQLVARVSRAGQPTTGEWIGRSQPLASSITAQQALTIDSPDK; this comes from the coding sequence ATGATCGATTTCTGGATGGCAGCCGGTCTGTTGTTGCTGATGGCCCTGAGTTTCTTGTTGATCCCGGTCCTGCGCGGTCGTCATGTGCAACCCGAAGAGGACCGCACAGCCCTTAACGTCGCCCTGTATCAGGAGCGCGTGGCCGAGTTGCAAGGTCAGCAGGAGGAGGGCGTGTTATCGGACGCGCAAATGCAGAGCGGTCGTGCCGAGGCTGCACGGGAACTGTTGGCTGATACCGAAGACACCGGCCCTGTGCGCAACTCGCGGCTGGGCAAGTCCCTGCCTTTGCTGGCGGCGGTATTGGTGCCGGTTCTGGGCCTGGGGCTGTACCTGCATTACGGGGCCAGCGACAAGGTCGAACTGGCCCGTGAGTTCTCCCAGCCGCCGACTTCCCTGGCGGACATGACCCGGCGTCTTGAGCGCACGGTCGAGGCTCAGCCGGATTCTGCCGAAGGCTTTTACTTTCTGGCCCGCAGCTACATGGCCCAGGAACGTCCGGGCGATGCCGCGAAAATGCTCGAGCGCGCCGTGGCCCTGGCCGGGCGTCAGCCGGAACTGCTGGGGCAATGGGCGCAGGCCTTGTACTTCGCCAGCGACAAGCGATTCACACCTCAGGTCCAGGCCCTGACCGACGAAGCCCTCACAGCCGATCCGCGAGAGGCCACCAGTCTTGGGCTCTTGGGTATCGCCGCCTTTGAAAGCGAGCGCTATCAGGTCGCGGTGGATTACTGGACGCGTCTGCTGAGCGTATTACCTCCGCAGGACCCGTCCCGCTCAGCACTGGAAGGCGGCATTGCCCGCGCCCGCGAAAACCTGGGGGTACAGGCGGCTCCGGCCGTTGCCGATGCTGCGCGCATCAAAGTGCGTGTCGATCTGGCACCTGCGCTCAAGGCCAGTGTCCAGCCGGGCGACAGCGTCTTCATCTTTGCCCGTGCCGTGAATGGCCCACCGGCACCTCTGGCGGTCAAGCGCATCACCGTGGCCGACCTGCCGGCGCAGGTCGAACTGGGTGATTCCGACGCAATGATGCCGCAACTGAAACTGTCGAACTTTGCGCAAGTCCAACTGGTTGCACGGGTGTCCCGTGCAGGGCAGCCAACCACCGGTGAGTGGATCGGCCGCAGCCAGCCACTGGCCAGTAGCATCACGGCACAGCAGGCGTTAACTATCGACAGTCCAGACAAATAG